gtcattttctttaggtgcatagtttctaggttttcttttcatgtgcttgtatcggggatgagttggctgcccttagtaggatggtcggcttatgaaccaccataggattggaggttaggtctatgtccccctccgtgtatttttctgtttttttatgtataatacagcttgggggtgagcggctcaacccttggccgcgcacgagaggtgggagcctcgtgtaaggtctgttcccattaaaaaaaaataaaaaatgctaAGCATAGAAAAGAACCTCACCCTAACCATAGTGAACACTGATTCAACAGAAATCATCAATATGCTTACTAATAGACACTTGCTTTTTGAAAATGCGATTTTGGAAACCGAACAATCCAAGGATGGTGCATGTGTATAGGGACCAAAATTGGGTAGCTGATGCCTTGGCTAAGAAAGGACTGCAGATGGAAGTTTTTGATGTTCCAACATTTTTTGAAGTTCCCTCAATGTGTGCGAATGAAGCTTATTAGACAGACATTAtagaaactatttttaataaaacaattaaaattaGAAACATTTTATTCCAGAGCCTGTGGCCCAAACTAATAACTAACTCATCCgcccgccccccccccccccccccccccccccccctcccggCGTTATCTTAATATAACTACTTCCTTgtgaccaaaaaaataaaattgtcaaaCATCTGCCTCAGCTTAGCAACAATGACAAGCCACCTGGCCATAGAATCTGCATCATTGGTGCTGCTTCATGGACCATGGATTGGTTCTCAATCTTCCTCTGCCCCACCACCACCCCCCTCACTATCACCCACAAATTTTCACTTCCTTTTTCAGACGCCTCACTAACAAACTTTGGCTTAATTAAAAATTTCCATAAATCATCTCCCTGAAAATCATTCATTAGTTGTTTGGTTGTCAATCTTCCTTGCCCCACCACCACTCTCACTACGTCCCACAATTCCCACTTCCTTTGGCCTAATTAACAATTTCCCATAAATCTTCTTCACTTCTTCTTTTCACTGAATCATACATTGGAAGACGAACCCAAGTCTTTTCTTGAACTGGGTTCAAGTAAAACATGTATTCAGCTGTGTTTTACTCTTCAGTTCATCCTTCCACTTCAGTTTTTTCAAGAAAGCAGCTGCCTTTATTGATTTCCAAGGACTTTCCTGCAGAGTTGTATCATTCTTTACCTCGCAGGAGCTTGGAAAATGGGCATATCAAGAAGGTCAAAGGAGTAAAAGCCACACTAGCTGAAGCTCCGGTTACTAATACAGAGAAGAGTGGCTCTGGGGTTAACGGTGACTTGAAGGTTCCACAGAAGAAGTTGAAAGTACTTGTGGCGGGTGGTGGGATTGGAGGATTAGTTTTTGCTTTGGCAGCAAAGAAAAAGGGGTTTGATGTGTTGGTGTTTGAGAGGGATTTAAGTGCCATCAGAGGAGAGGGGCAATATAGAGGTCCGATTCAGATACAGAGCAATGCATTAGCTGCTTTGGAAGCAATTGATATGGATGTTGCTGAAGACATCATGAATGCTGGCTGCATCACTGGTCAAAGGATTAATGGCTTGGTTGATGGTATTTCTGGAAACTGGTAAATTCGCATCACCCTGATTTCTTTGTGCTAATTAGGTGCTTGTGGGACTTTTTCACTATCGTATTTTCTTTCTAAAcctgctatgttatgttttacttgAGCCGATTGCTCTGTGTATGGTTTACTCtgatatgttttacttgagTCGACATCACAAGTCAGGGATAAGGTCTGCAAACACACCatcctccccaaaccccacttgtgtgATTACACTTATAAGTTGTTGTAATTAAGTGCTTGTCTGAAGAGAAACTCTTCCTGTTATTTAACAGTAACAATCATACATAAGCTTTACTTAGGATAATCAAAGAAgataatgaaaattttgaaatatttagtCTTTCAGAAAATTATACTGAAATTAGTAGAGGGAAAATAATTCATTTTAGTCAAAAGTTTGTTGAGCATAGTTGACAAACTTATTCCGGAAAAGGATCCATCTTTACCTTCAATCAGATTGATAAATTGGTCTCATTATTGTACGATCAGCTTTATTGTTAGAACAGTTCCTTTAGCTCTTGAACTGCACACAGTGACTATAGTTGGGTATCAGGTATTGCAAGTTTGATACGTTCACTCCAGCAGTGGAACGTGGACTCCCTGTGACAAGAGTCATCAGCCGCATGACTTTGCAGCAAATCCTTGCACGTGCTGTTGGGGAGGATACAATTATGAATGAAAGTAATGTTGTAGACTTTGAGGATGATGGGGAGAAGGTATCTGCTATTCTCaaaatatcaagaaagattataaCTTTTGTTAGTTTCATTTAAGATTGTGTCGATCAGTGTCAACGGTAGCCAATTGTTGTGTGTTATTCATCAATGTTCATTATAGCTTCTCATGTTTGTGTGAAATCAGGTTACCGTGGTTCTTGAGAATGGACAACGATATACAGGTGATCTTCTGGTTGGTGCTGATGGCATAAGGTCTAAGGTATTCAAAATTAGTGTTATTCTATTTCCTTCTATTATTGCTACTTTGGTTAATTACAAGGATAGAGTAACTAGTTCATATGTTATTTTGAGATTGTGCTCCAGGTTAAAACATATGAGTCTGTATTGTACAGTGAGCCTTCGTTGGTTAATTCTATTTGGTCTAGAAGATCTCAAACATTGGTGTTTTATTGTAGGTACGAACTAATTTGTTCGGACCCAGTGAAGTTACTTACTCTGGCTACACTTGTTATACTGGAATTGCAGATTTTGTTCCTGCTGATATTGAGACAGTTGGGTATGATATTCTTTTTTATTGGATTGTGTTTTCCCTCTTCATGTCCTTATCACTGCTGATCCCATTATGCTCACGCCATGTTTTCATAGTAGAGGTTAAATTGAAATTTCTTTTCTGAAGGTACCGAGTGTTTTTGGGCCACAAACAGTACTTTGTTTCTTCAGATGTGGGTGGAGGCAAGATGCAGTGGTATGCATTTCACAATGAACCAGCTGGTGGTGTGGATGCTCCAAATGGTAAAAGTTTTAGCCCGCTTAAAACTATTTATAATAGTTCAGGATATAGAAGACGTTTTTGAAAGCTTGACTTGTTAAGTAGCATCAATTTAACCCAAGGGGTTTCGTAAGGATTTTTCCTTGTTGAGACCTGATTATAGTGTTGCAATAAGGTAAAGAAGAACTCAAGATTAGAATGAGATAGATTCAAAGTGCTGATTCGTGTAGAAACTAAAGTTTTGTAAGCAGTTGCACTCTAACTCATCTACTTAATTTCTGAGGAGTTTTAGAGAATGATGCACCACAATTCATTGTATCTACTCATAGATGTGAGGTCCTTACTTCACCACCGAAATTGTTTATTAACTTGTAGATGAAACTAAAAGATTGATGTTAACGTATAATTTATTAGAGAGGACATCTGATCGTGTAGTGTGAAAAACAAAGTCAAAACTGGTAAGGATTCAAGTAACATCAATACTTGCACAGCATTTTTTGTAGTCCCTTATGTCAGTGTAAAGAAGAATAGGGTCATTAGATTTTTACCTATTAGACCTCCAATATTCCTTTTTCACTCTTTGCCATATGTTTTGAAGAATTGAGTCTTCTCTTGCTCTTGTCCCCCTCCCTTGCCTGCAACCATTATAGAGGGAAAGGCATGTTAATATTTATAGTCGTTTTGTCATTACATTGGTTGTTAAATATTTTCTGTCCATGTTGCAGGTAAAAAGGAAAGATTGCTTAAAATTTTTGGGGGATGGTGCGACAATGTTATTGACCTATTAGTTGCCACAGATGAAGATGCAATTCTTCGTCGTGATATCTATGATAGACCGCCAACTTTTAGTTGGGGAAGAGGTCATGTTACATTGCTTGGGGACTCTGTCCATGCTATGCAGCCTAATTTGGGTCAAGGGGGGTGCATGGCCATAGAGGTACACTCTTTATATTAGCCTTTGTGCTCTCACTAAATTAATATGGCCTTATTGGTCGATTGTATCCCTTAGTCCCTTCTTGCTAAGAACTAAGAACATGGCTACTGAGGATAAAATCATGTAGGCCACAGTTCTTAGACATGTTTAGGGAGAGTATAGTTGAGAGAGCCTAAAAGTTTTTAGTGTAAAGTAAAAGTTGAGAACCTAAAAGTAAACTTGCTCAATGGTTATGTGGATACCTCTGGAATGTTATGAAATTTTTCTAGACCTTTATCATGAGAAGACATTTCTATATTTCTCTTCATCTACCTGTACTTTACATTGTTTCTGTTGTTATATTGGGGCAACATATTTGGAAAAAATTGGGTTGAATATGTCCATGTAAGTAAGCACCATGAACTGTAAACTGGATCTACTAGTGATCTCTGTGTATCGTCTTTGTCAAATACACGCAGTGTTGTTATGTTGTGTACGCCATTGAACTTTTCCTTTTACAACTACAGGATAGCTATCAACTAGCGCTGGAACTTGACAAAGCATGGAGCCGAAGTGCTGAGTCAGGAAGCCCTGTGGATATCATCTCATCTTTAAGGAGGTAATCCATTATTTATCGGCTCAAGTGCTGTATAGTGGTTGGTCGAGGACAGGTTGCAACTTCATGATAATTGAAAAGTCAATTGGAATTGGCTGAAGTCTTTAACTTCACCCTACCACCAGCCCTGAAAGTCTGCTTTAAATGCCTCAACTGAAGATGGATTGATTTGAACAGCTGTTGTTTCTGCCAGTTAGCTGATCCTTTTATGATTTCCGTTGTCCACAGCTATGAAAGTGCTAGAAAACTTCGAGTTGGAGTTATCCATGGACTGGCTAGAATGGCTGCAATCATGGCATCTACTTACAAGGCTTATCTTGGCGTCGGACTTGGTCCATTATCTGTATGGAAATCTGTTTATACTTGAatttatgagtagctaatttgTCTGATTTAGCAGATCTCTTCTTATAGATATGGATATCTGTTATTTTTTGCAGTTTTTGACCAAATATAGGATACCACATCCTGGAAGAGTTGGTGGAAGAGTGTTTATCGACTTGGGAATGCCTCTGATGTTAAGCTGGGTTCTAGGAGGCAACGGGTAGGAATATGCAAACCTTTTCTTTCGTCAATATTTTAAACATGATCGTGGTTTCCTTATGTGATCAACCAATAGCTGGAGAGTAAAATTGTAAAgccaaatatttatttttgcttcTGATGCTTCTTGCGGTGAACCCTGCCTTTCATTACAGTTCAATAGTTCATGATTGTTCTGTTGATTCTGTTTAGTCAGAACTTTTACTGGAAGTTGAACTTCTCGTCATCCTATCAGGGGAGACAAGAAATATTAGAAATTGACCCTTTCTATTGTTAGGGCATTGTCAATTGTCTAGCAATTGATTTGCTGTATTTTTCAGTATCTGGCACTAAACCCTTGAAGACCTTAGTTACCGTGAAGTCAAAGTGCCATCCTGCGAATcctttctcaaaaaaagaaaaagaaagaaagtgtCAGAATGTGAATTTGAATCTATAATGAGTTTATTGGATTCTTGGAAGTTGATATACTATGTCGTTTGACTTGGCCTTCTTTTTCTTGCAGCGACAAGCTTGAAGGCAGAATACAACATTGCAGGCTATCTGAGAAAGTATGTAGCATAAGGAATTATTCACCCAGCACACGAGCACATAAAAAAATTGTGGTTTCCATTGTTACATAATTTACAAGTATGAATTTTATGGGAGTATTAATATACTGTATTGTTGTGATGAAGGCAAATGACCAATTGAGAAAATGGTTTGAAGATGATGATGCTTTAGAGCGTGCTACTGATGCAGAGTGAGTTTGAGGAGCATAATATTTACAAATTTCAGTTTTACGGCATTTCCTGTTTTGCTAGTTTGCTTGCTAAATTTGGTGCTTACTTTTTATCTTTCAGGTGGTTACTGTTACCTCCGGGGAATGGCACTTCTGCTTTAGAAGCTATTGTTTTAAGCAGAGACGAGGATATCCCTTGCACTATCGGGTATGCTTTAGGTTATGGCTTATTGATTTTAAGATTGTTCATAGCTGGCTGTTACGGCACAGAGTAATCTTCGTAATTGTTTTTGATTATATGAGCAAAATGGTTCTCTACTTCTAAAGATTTACAACATTTAATTGGTTCAATTCATTTTATTGGAAATGAACATTTAAGGCGCAGAGTCTTAAAGCTAACGCGAGATTTCTCTTTGTTTATGTGAACTCTTATTACTCAAATCTCTCGACATATGCATAATTATTCAAAGATCATGCTTTATGGTGCATCAATTGCAAATATCCCACCATCAATCTCATCTAATTAACATTGTATCCAATCCATGTGCATACTATCAAAACTGCGAAGCAGTCAGGAAATGAATGTCACTTGGCTGTAAATGGAGAATGTATTATGCTGTATTGTTTCATTGTAAGAGCCACTGACGGCCTTTTGGTTTCAGGTCCGTCTCACATACAAACATTCCTGGAAAATCAATAGTTGTACCTTTGCCACAGGTGATTGCCATATGATTCTATAGCTAAGCAGACATTCTACTGGTGAATGCATGATTAGATGgtcaaatttcttttttaatctcAGGTGTCTGAAATGCACGCCCGGATATCCTGCAAAGACGGAGCATTTTTTGTAACTGATTTACGAAGTGAACATGGCACCTGGGTTACAGAGTAAGCTCCATATGTTTCTGTATGCAACTCTACTATTAGATATCACACTTTATGAAGGACAAAAAATAACGATTGTTCTGCGTTTATGTAGTAATGAAGGCAGAAGATACCAGGTGTCTCCAAACTTCCCTACACGTTTTCATCCATCAGATGTTATCGAATTTGGTTCTGATAAGGTGAGATTCATCAAACAAACCTTCCATGATATGCTTTACACGAAGCGTTGGCGTTAGCATTATTCATTTAAATCTGTTTCTTTATATTGTGCAGGCAGCATTTCGTGTGAAGGCAATGAAATTTCCTCCAAAAACTACTGAAAGGAAGGAAGAGCGCAAAGCAGTGGGGGCAGCGAAGGGCTTGAGCTGATATAAACGGGAAATGTACAGCATTTTATAGCAACATTTAAGCGTAGCTCATTTTGTATATTGTAGGTTTTAGAAGATTGATAAACAAAAAACCATGCAAAAAAATACACGGATTATTTGGCTTTCTCAGGAGAAAGTCATGTTCATTGTTTCTCTCTACCAGTGCTAAAAATATGCTGCTCTCTATGTAGACATTAGGACCAATATATGTTACTCATTAttgattattgtgatttataatacatttttagatgATACTATATTACTCTTGTTGTCCCAATATATGTGGCATGATAGAGGTTTGAGagtcaattaattttttttgtcttttaaatattctaaGTTGTTGACTTTATAATACTTTATGTCATTTTCAAATAAGATATATTACTctttttatctcaatttatgtgacatttcaaataatatgttaattattgtgatttataatttttttagtcaTTTTAAATGTTACTTTCCTTTGTTGTTAATCgaattttttatatatctttttaaatatttaaaattgctaattattatatttttacgtaattttaaatatataacagattggataaaaataaaataaataaattaaaatagataaaagtAGAGACGACCAAATCACTTCTCTATTATGTTTTAcgattaaatattaattaatgaattaGTAATTAATATTTCGAAACATGACCTGCCAAAAAGTAAAGTAGATTTTTTGGGGAATTCGtgttaattatcatttttttaatcttttttttaatttacaaaaatttctgaaaaatatgataatttagatacattaattagaatttttatGTATCAAcagataatatttaaaatataaaacattaaatataaaaataatttatgaacaAAATTAATAACGAATTAAAGGACCCATAAATGTTAAAGCAAACTCACACAAATgtgaagaaaaaacaaaaaaaaaaaaagataaccCACATGTAAGCATAATCAGCGAGAAAATAGGTCAAAAACAATCGACGTGTTGTTTTTTTATGTCCAGGGAAAAGAAGGTACACATAAAGCATTGAAATACAATCCCTTTAAAGccttttatataattaaagtaAATACAATTATCCTACAtcataaatttcttttatatatttcGTAATTCAATTTTAAGATTTGGCtgctattttaatttttctctcCCTGGGACTTGTATCATAGTTATACTCCAATCCCAAAGTTTATGTTAGCAGTTGAGCTGTATATCTTGAGATGGGGGGGTGTCTTTGGTACGAAGGAAAATATACAAGATATATATGACCGGCTATTTGCTATACCCATCAGAA
The sequence above is a segment of the Solanum dulcamara chromosome 11, daSolDulc1.2, whole genome shotgun sequence genome. Coding sequences within it:
- the LOC129872300 gene encoding zeaxanthin epoxidase, chloroplastic codes for the protein MYSAVFYSSVHPSTSVFSRKQLPLLISKDFPAELYHSLPRRSLENGHIKKVKGVKATLAEAPVTNTEKSGSGVNGDLKVPQKKLKVLVAGGGIGGLVFALAAKKKGFDVLVFERDLSAIRGEGQYRGPIQIQSNALAALEAIDMDVAEDIMNAGCITGQRINGLVDGISGNWYCKFDTFTPAVERGLPVTRVISRMTLQQILARAVGEDTIMNESNVVDFEDDGEKVTVVLENGQRYTGDLLVGADGIRSKVRTNLFGPSEVTYSGYTCYTGIADFVPADIETVGYRVFLGHKQYFVSSDVGGGKMQWYAFHNEPAGGVDAPNGKKERLLKIFGGWCDNVIDLLVATDEDAILRRDIYDRPPTFSWGRGHVTLLGDSVHAMQPNLGQGGCMAIEDSYQLALELDKAWSRSAESGSPVDIISSLRSYESARKLRVGVIHGLARMAAIMASTYKAYLGVGLGPLSFLTKYRIPHPGRVGGRVFIDLGMPLMLSWVLGGNGDKLEGRIQHCRLSEKANDQLRKWFEDDDALERATDAEWLLLPPGNGTSALEAIVLSRDEDIPCTIGSVSHTNIPGKSIVVPLPQVSEMHARISCKDGAFFVTDLRSEHGTWVTDNEGRRYQVSPNFPTRFHPSDVIEFGSDKAAFRVKAMKFPPKTTERKEERKAVGAAKGLS